From Medicago truncatula cultivar Jemalong A17 chromosome 7, MtrunA17r5.0-ANR, whole genome shotgun sequence, a single genomic window includes:
- the LOC25499846 gene encoding squamosa promoter-binding-like protein 7, with product MDFGGNMFCLNNRDQSNTNNNGNSNGFTWCSSGSTTTGTAWNMNTFNVNEVNNSVSAANRTEAGLANALMYLPQNEGGGRQYQSAYGGGVSRGHMMPDPHLTCLKLGKRHYFEDVSGGGGVMGEKKGKGGYCGGGKTAAVGGYTAVTRCQVDGCNVALMNAKEYHRRHKVCEMHSKAPKVVVLGLEQRFCQQCSRFHVVSEFDDSKRSCRRRLAGHNERRRKSSHDSVGRNSSQGGCALSLLSSRTDSWLSPADLSVRCSAALSELIAENRASIMARQYVSDRDWHLQHHAVEDYKEIQSESNYFPQHMFPQTH from the exons ATGGACTTTGGAGGGAACATGTTCTGTCTAAACAACAGAGACCAAAGTAATACTAACAATAACGGTAACAGTAACGGTTTTACTTGGTGTAGTAGTGGTAGTACTACTACTGGTACTGCATGGAACATGAATACTTTCAATGTTAATGAGGTAAACAATTCAGTCTCCGCCGCCAACCGTACTGAGGCAGGTCTAGCTAACGCGCTTATGTACCTGCCTCAAAATGAAGGCGGCGGACGACAGTATCAAAGTGCATACGGTGGAGGTGTGTCTCGGGGTCATATGATGCCTGATCCACACCTCACGTGTTTGAAGTTGGGGAAGAGGCATTATTTTGAGGATGtgagtggtggtggtggggtgATGGGGGAGAAGAAAGGGAAAGGAGGGTATTGTGGTGGTGGGAAGACGGCGGCGGTGGGAGGTTATACGGCGGTGACAAGGTGTCAGGTGGATGGGTGTAACGTGGCATTGATGAATGCTAAGGAGTATCATAGGAGACATAAGGTTTGTGAGATGCATTCAAAGGCACCAAAAGTTGTGGTGTTGGGTTTGGAGCAAAGATTCTGTCAACAGTGTAGCAG GTTCCATGTTGTATCAGAATTTGATGATTCAAAAAGAAGTTGTAGAAGGAGACTGGCAGGGCACaatgagagaagaagaaagagctCCCATGATTCTGTTGGGAGGAATTCCTCACAAG GTGGGTGTGCTCTCTCTCTTCTGTCATCTCGGACTGATTCATGGCTTTCACCGGCTGACCTCTCCGTAAGATGCAGTGCTGCATTAAGCGAATTGATAGCAGAAAACCGAGCATCGATAATGGCTAGGCAATATGTCTCAGACAGAGACTGGCATTTGCAGCACCATGCCGTGGAAGACTACAAAGAGATCCAATCCGAGTCCAATTATTTCCCACAACATATGTTTCCGCAGACACATTAG
- the LOC11438554 gene encoding elongation factor G-2, mitochondrial, with amino-acid sequence MTRFSKSSAQRLLYALTSTTTGAPSLLAATSHLRHFSSGNLARAKAATTDKEPWWKESMEMIRNIGISAHIDSGKTTLTERVLFYTGRIHEIHEVRGKDGVGAKMDSMDLEREKGITIKSAATCCNWKDYTINIIDTPGHVDFTIEVERALRVLDGAILVFCSVGGVQSQSITVDRQMKRYEVPRLAFINKLDRMGADPWKVLNQARSKLRHHSAAIQIPIGLEENFKGLVDLVKLKAYYFDGSNGEKLTIEEVPSDMEALVAEKRHELIETVSEVDDILAEAFLSDEPVSDVDLEGAIRRATVARKFIPVFMGSAFKNKGIQPLLDGVLSYLPCPIEVNNYALDQSNKEEKVELPGNPDGPLVALAFKLEESKFGQLTYLRIYEGVIRKGDFIINVNTGKKNKVPRLGRMHSNEMEEIDEAHAGQIVAVFGVDCASGDTFTDGSVKYTMTSMSVPEPVMSLAVQPVSKDSGGQFSKALNRFQREDPTFRVGLDPESGQTIISGMGELHLDIYVERIRREYKVDATVGKPRVNFRETVTQRADFDYLHKKQSGGQGQYGRVIGYIEPLPAGSETKFEFENMLVGQAIPSNFFAAIEKGFIEAANSGSLIGHPVENLRVVLTDGAAHAVDSSELAFKMASIYAFRQCYTASRPTILEPVMLVELKVPNEFQGAVAGDLNKRKGMIVGNDQDGDDSVIIAHVPLNNMFGYSTALRSMTQGKGEFTMEYKEHSPVSHDVQTQLVNAYKGNKAPE; translated from the exons ATGACACGCTTCTCCAAATCCTCCGCCCAGCGCCTCCTCTACGCCCTTACCTCCACCACCACCGGTGCTCCGTCCCTCCTTGCCGCCACCTCCCACCTCCGGCACTTCTCATCCGGCAACCTCGCGCGAGCAAAAGCAGCCACAACCGACAAAGAACCATGGTGGAAGGAATCAATGGAAATGATCCGGAACATAGGGATTTCGGCGCATATTGATTCCGGTAAGACGACGTTGACGGAGCGAGTTTTGTTTTATACCGGAAGGATTCATGAGATTCATGAGGTTAGAGGGAAAGATGGAGTTGGTGCGAAGATGGATTCTATGGAtttggagagagagaaagggattACTATTAAATCTGCTGCTACTTGTTGTAATTGGAAAGATTATACG ATCAACATAATTGACACACCTGGTCACGTTGATTTCACCATTGAGGTCGAGAGGGCTTTGCGTGTCCTTGATGGTGCCATTCTTGTTTTTTGTAGTGTTGGTGGGGTGCAAAGTCAGTCCATTACTGTTGATCGGCAAATGAAAAGATACGAGGTTCCAAGACTTGCATTTATCAACAAGCTTGATCGAATGGGAGCAGATCCATGGAAAGTTTTAAATCAG gcGAGATCTAAGCTTCGGCATCATAGTGCTGCAATTCAAATTCCAATAGGTTTGGAAGAAAATTTTAAGGGACTTGTTGATCTTGTGAAGTTAAAGGCCTATTATTTTGATGGTTCCAATGG AGAAAAACTTACCATTGAAGAAGTGCCTTCAGATATGGAAGCCTTGGTGGCAGAAAAAAGACATGAACTAATAGAAACTGTGTCAGAGGTTGATGATATACTTGCGGAAGCGTTTCTTAGTGATGAGCCTGTTTCAGATGTTGATCTTGAG GGAGCCATTCGTAGGGCTACCGTGGCGCGGAAATTTATACCGGTATTCATGGGTAGTGCTTTCAAAAACAAG GGGATACAACCACTTCTGGATGGTGTACTTAGTTATTTGCCATGTCCAATTGAAGTTAATAATTATGCCCTTGACCAATCTAATAAGGAGGAGAAG GTTGAGCTGCCTGGTAATCCTGATGGGCCCCTTGTAGCATTGGCTTTCAAGTTGGAGGAAAGTAAGTTTGGTCAGCTAACATATTTAAG AATTTATGAGGGCGTCATTCGGAAGGGTGATTTCATTATTAATGTTAACACTGGCAAGAAGAACAAG GTTCCTCGCTTGGGTCGGATGCATTCTAATGAGATGGAG GAAATTGATGAGGCTCATGCTGGCCAAATAGTTGCTGTATTTGGTGTTGATTGTGCATCAG GAGATACTTTTACTGATGGGTCTGTTAAATATACAATGACTTCAATGAGTGTTCCTGAGCCTGTGATGTCATTAGCTGTACAGCCAGTCTCAAAAGATTCTGGAGGGCAA TTTTCAAAAGCTTTGAACCGCTTCCAAAGAGAGGATCCTACTTTCCGTGTTGGCTTGGACCCAGAGAGTGGGCAG ACAATTATTTCTGGAATGGGAGAACTGCACTTAGATATCTATGTTGAACGCATTAGAAGGGAATATAAG GTTGATGCTACAGTTGGAAAGCCCCGTGTAAACTTCAGAGAAACTGTTACTCAACGTgctgattttgattatttacaTAAGAAGCAATCCGGAGGGCAAGGACAATATGGACGGGTGATTGG GTATATTGAACCACTCCCTGCTGGGTCAGAAACtaagtttgaatttgaaaacatgCTTGTTGGTCAAGCTATTCCATCAAATTTTTTCGCTGCAATTGAGAAAGGTTTTATAGAAGCTGCCAACTC CGGTTCCTTAATTGGACATCCCGTTGAAAATCTCCGAGTTGTCTTGACAGATGGTGCTGCTCATGCTGTTGATTCCAGTGAGCTTGCCTTTAAGATGGCTTCTATCTATGCTTTTAGACAG TGTTACACTGCTTCCAGACCAACTATATTAGAGCCTGTTATGCTTGTTGAGCTAAAAGTACCAAATGAATTTCAGGGAGCTGTTGCTGGTGACCTCAACAA GAGAAAGGGTATGATTGTTGGCAATGATCAGGATGGAGATGACTCTGTCATTATAGCTCAT GTCCCTCTTAACAATATGTTTGGGTACTCTACAGCTCTTCGTTCGATGACACAG GGAAAGGGTGAATTTACAATGGAATATAAGGAACATTCACCTGTTTCTCATGATGTACAGACCCAATTGGTAAACGCATACAAGGGCAATAAGGCACCTGAATGA